The following proteins come from a genomic window of Bubalus kerabau isolate K-KA32 ecotype Philippines breed swamp buffalo chromosome 20, PCC_UOA_SB_1v2, whole genome shotgun sequence:
- the TMEM43 gene encoding transmembrane protein 43 isoform X1: MAANYSSTSNKKDHVRITNKSQPGFLERLSETSGGMFVGLMTFLVSFYLIFTNEGRALKTATSLAEGLSLVVSPSSIHTVAPENEGRLLHVVGALRTSKLLSDPNYGVHLPAVKLRRHVEMYQWVETEESREYTEDGQVKTERKYSYNTEWRSEIVNSRNFDREIGHKNPSAMAVESFTATAPFVQIGRFFLSAGLIDKVDNFKTLSLSKLEDPHVDIIRRGDYFYHSENPKYPEVGDLRVSFSYAGLSSDDPDLGPAHVVTVIARQRGDQLVPYSTKSGDTLLLLHHGDFSAEEVFRREQKSNSLKTWGLRAAGWAAMFMGLNLMTRILYTLVDWFPVFRDLVNIGLKAFAFCVATSLTLLTVAAGWLFYRPLWALGIAGLALVPIIIARTRVPAKKLE; this comes from the exons ATGGCCGCGAAC tATTCCAGTACAAGTAACAAGAAAGATCACGTCAGAATCACAAACAAGTCCCAGCCGGGCTTCTTGGAGCGGCTGAGCGAGACCTCGGGTGGAATGTTTGTGGGGCTCATGACCTTCCTGGTCTCCTTCTACTTAATCTTCACCAATGAG GGCCGTGCGCTGAAGACGGCGACCTCGCTGGCCGAGGGGCTGTCTCTGGTAGTGTCTCCCAGCAGCATCCACACTGTGGCTCCAGAGAACGAGGGGAGGCTGCTGCACGTCGTCGGGGCCCTGCGGACGTCCAAG CTCCTGTCTGATCCTAACTACGGGGTCCACCTCCCGGCCGTGAAGCTGCGGCGGCACGTGGAGATGTATCAGTGGGTGGAGACTGAGGAGTCCAG GGAGTACACAGAGGACGGACAGGTGAAGACGGAGAGGAAGTACTCCTACA ACACAGAATGGAGGTCAGAGATCGTCAACAGCAGAAACTTTGACCGAGAGATTGGCCACAAAAACCCCAG CGCGATGGCCGTGGAGTCATTCACCGCAACAGCCCCCTTCGTCCAGATCGGCAGGTTTTTCCTCTCAGCGG GCCTCATCGACAAAGTGGACAACTTCAAGACGCTGAGCCTGTCTAAGCTGGAGGACCCGCATGTGGACATCATTCGCCGGGGGGACTATTTCTACCACAGTGAAAACCCCAAGTACCCTGAG GTTGGAGATCTGCGTGTCTCCTTCTCCTACGCGGGCCTGAGCAGCGACGACCCCGACCTGGGCCCAGCTCATGTG GTCACCGTGATTGCCCGGCAGCGGGGCGACCAGCTGGTCCCCTACTCCACCAAGTCAGGGGACACcctgcttctcctgcaccacGGGGACTTCTCGGCAGAG GAGGTGTTTCGTCGGGAACAGAAGAGCAACTCGCTGAAGACGTGGGGCCTGAGGGCGGCTGGCTGGGCGGCCATGTTCATGGGCCTCAACCTCATGACGCGGATCCTCTACACGCTGG TGGACTGGTTCCCCGTCTTCCGAGACCTGGTCAACATCGGCCTGAAGGCCTTTGCCTTCTGCGTGGCCACCTCACTGACCTTGCTGACCGTGGCCGCCGGCTGGCTCTTCTATCGGCCCCTGTGGGCGCTCGGGATTGCTGGCCTGGCCCTGGTGCCCATCATCATTGCTCGGACTCGGGTGCCGGCCAAGAAGCTGGAGTGA
- the XPC gene encoding DNA repair protein complementing XP-C cells isoform X2, with amino-acid sequence MEFETYLRRMMKRFSKEVHEDTHKVHLLCLLANGFYRNSICNQPDLQAIGLSIIPTRFTKVPPRDVDVSYLSNLVKWFIGTFTVNAELSTNEQDGLQTTLERRFAIYSARDDEELVHIFLLLLRALHLPTRLVLSLQPVPLKLSAAKAKKPCKERSTEAPGGSSEAASHAPGKPSGRSQGEDASSGGAGGARARGKGGKAAAGRRPRGESPSSGEDAGQARGQRRGAQRRAQARRRRAAAKVSYKEESGSDAASTASDFEPSSEDSCRPSDDEDSEPGLPRPRRAPAPQRTKAGSKSRSKSQHGSRGPPPGFAEASASAAGSKPKGGKKPLGDGGKAGGQGAAGVDQWLEVFSEREEKWVCVDCVHGVVGQPLTCYQYATKPVTYVVGIDGAGCVRDVTQRYDPAWLTATRKSRVDAAWWAETLRPYRSPLVDREQREDQEFQAKHLDQPLPTVIGTYKNHPLYALKRHLLKYEAIYPETAAVLGYCRGEAVYSRDCVHTLHSRDTWLKQARVVRLGEVPYKMVKGYSNRARRARQAEPQLHDYNDLGLFGRWQTEEYQPPVAVDGKVPRNEFGNVYLFLPSMMPVGCVQLNLPNLHRVARKLNIDCAQAVTGFDFHKGYCHPITDGYVVCEEYRDVLLTAWENEQALIEKKEKEKREKRALGNWKLLVKGLLIRERLKLRYGAQSEAATPHTDAGGGLSSDEEEGTSSQAEAARILAASWPQNREAEKPKCPRKTRREKKEAAAHLFPFEKL; translated from the exons ATGGAGTTTGAGACATATCTTCGGAGGATGATGAAACGTTTCAGTAAGGAGGTTCACGAGGACACGCACAAG GTTcatctgctgtgtctcctggCAAACGGCTTCTACCGAAACAGCATCTGCAACCAGCCAGACCTGCAAGCCATTGGCCTCTCCATCATCCCAACGCGCTTCACCAAAGTGCCACCCCGAGATGTGGACGTCTCCTACCTGTCCAACCTGGTGAAATG GTTCATTGGAACGTTTACAGTGAATGCGGAACTCTCGACCAACGAGCAGGACGGCCTGCAGACGACGCTGGAGCGGAGATTTGCTATTTACTCGGCAAGAGACGACGAGGAGCTGGTCCAC ATATTTCTGCTGCTTCTTCGGGCCCTGCATCTCCCTACCCGCCTCGTACTGTCTCTGCAGCCAGTTCCTCTGAAGTTATCAGCAGCAAAG GCAAAGAAACCTTGCAAGGAAAGATCCACAGAGGCGCCTGGGGGCTCCTCAGAAGCTGCCAGCCACGCTCCTGGAAAGCCCAGTGGAAGAAGCCAAGGAGAGGACGCGTCTTCTGGGGGCGCTGGTGGGGCCCGTGCCAGAGGGAAGGGGGGCAAGGCGGCCGCAGGCAGGAGGCCGCGGGGGGAGTCCCCGTCCAGCGGGGAGGACGCGGGCCAGGCTCGGGGGCAGAGGCGGGGGGCCCAGAGGCGAGCGCAGGCCCGGAGGCGGCGGGCGGCCGCCAAGGTGTCCTACAAGGAGGAGAGCGGGAGTGACGCAGCCAGCACTGCCTCTGACTTTGAGCCTTCCAGCGAGGACAGCTGCCGCCCGTCCGACGACGAGGATTCCGAGCCCGGCCTGCCGAGGCCGCGGAGGGCCCCCGCCCCTCAGAGGACGAAGGCAGGGTCCAAGAGCAGGTCCAAGTCCCAGCACGGAAGCCGCGGTCCGCCCCCTGGCTTCGCAGAAGCATCAGCGAGCGCTGCGGGCAGTAAGCCGAAGGGAGGCAAGAAGCCGTTGGGGGACGGCGGGAAGGCAGGCGGACAGGGAGCGGCCGGCGTGGACCAGTGGCTGGAGGTGTTCTCAGAGCGCGAGGAGAAGTGGGTGTGTGTGGACTGCGTGCACGGCGTGGTGGGCCAGCCCCTGACCTGCTACCAGTATGCCACCAAGCCCGTGACCTACGTCGTGGGCATCGACGGCGCCGGCTGCGTGCGCGACGTCACGCAGAGGTACGACCCCGCCTGGCTGACGGCGACCCGCAAGAGCCGCGTGGACGCTGCCTGGTGGGCGGAGACCCTGCGCCCCTACCGGAGCCCGCTGGTGGACAGGGAGCAGCGGGAGGATCAGGAG TTTCAGGCGAAGCACCTGGACCAGCCTCTGCCCACCGTCATCGGCACATATAAGAACCACCCTCTCTACGCTCTCAAGAGGCACCTCCTCAAGTACGAGGCCATTTACCCCGAGACGGCCGCTGTTCTCGGGTACTGCCGTGGGGAGGCCGTCTACTCCAG GGACTGTGTGCACACGCTGCACTCCAGGGACACATGGCTGAAACAGGCGCGCGTGGTGCGGCTGGGAGAAGTGCCCTACAAG ATGGTGAAAGGCTACTCCAACCGGGCCCGGAGAGCCCGCCAGGCCGAGCCGCAGCTGCACGACTACAACGACCTGGGCCTGTTTGGCAGATGGCAGACCGAGGAGTACCAGCCGCCGGTGGCCGTGGACGGGAAG GTGCCCCGGAACGAGTTTGGGAACGTGTACCTGTTCCTGCCCAGCATGATGCCTGTGGGCTGCGTCCAGCTGAACCTGCCCAACCTGCACCGCGTGGCCCGGAAGCTGAACATCGACTGCGCGCAGGCCGTCACCGGCTTCGATTTCCACAAAGGCTACTGCCATCCCAT AACCGACGGCTACGTGGTCTGCGAGGAGTACAGAGATGTGCTCCTGACCGCCTGGGAGAACGAGCAGGCGCTCAtagagaagaaggagaaggag AAGAGGGAGAAGCGGGCTCTGGGGAACTGGAAGCTGCTGGTCAAAGGGCTGCTGATCCGGGAGCGGCTGAAGCTTCGCTATGGGGCCCAG AGTGAGGCGGCCACTCCCCACACGGATGCGGGAGGCGGGCTCTCATCAGACGAGGAGGAGGGGACCAGCTCTCAAGCAGAAGCGGCCAGGATCCTGGCGGCCTCCTGGCCCCAAAACCGAGAGGCTGAGAAGCCAAAGTGCCCCAGGAAGACcaggagggagaagaaggaagCGGCTGCCCACCTGTTCCCGTTTGAGAAGCTGTGA
- the TMEM43 gene encoding transmembrane protein 43 isoform X3, whose translation MAANYSSTSNKKDHVRITNKSQPGFLERLSETSGGMFVGLMTFLVSFYLIFTNEGRALKTATSLAEGLSLVVSPSSIHTVAPENEGRLLHVVGALRTSKLLSDPNYGVHLPAVKLRRHVEMYQWVETEESREYTEDGQVKTERKYSYNTEWRSEIVNSRNFDREIGHKNPSAMAVESFTATAPFVQIGRFFLSAGLIDKVDNFKTLSLSKLEDPHVDIIRRGDYFYHSENPKYPEVGDLRVSFSYAGLSSDDPDLGPAHVVTVIARQRGDQLVPYSTKSGDTLLLLHHGDFSAEWVASDVFAESQVKSRVGQSCRSPGPPLPGPGRHVALCTEREAS comes from the exons ATGGCCGCGAAC tATTCCAGTACAAGTAACAAGAAAGATCACGTCAGAATCACAAACAAGTCCCAGCCGGGCTTCTTGGAGCGGCTGAGCGAGACCTCGGGTGGAATGTTTGTGGGGCTCATGACCTTCCTGGTCTCCTTCTACTTAATCTTCACCAATGAG GGCCGTGCGCTGAAGACGGCGACCTCGCTGGCCGAGGGGCTGTCTCTGGTAGTGTCTCCCAGCAGCATCCACACTGTGGCTCCAGAGAACGAGGGGAGGCTGCTGCACGTCGTCGGGGCCCTGCGGACGTCCAAG CTCCTGTCTGATCCTAACTACGGGGTCCACCTCCCGGCCGTGAAGCTGCGGCGGCACGTGGAGATGTATCAGTGGGTGGAGACTGAGGAGTCCAG GGAGTACACAGAGGACGGACAGGTGAAGACGGAGAGGAAGTACTCCTACA ACACAGAATGGAGGTCAGAGATCGTCAACAGCAGAAACTTTGACCGAGAGATTGGCCACAAAAACCCCAG CGCGATGGCCGTGGAGTCATTCACCGCAACAGCCCCCTTCGTCCAGATCGGCAGGTTTTTCCTCTCAGCGG GCCTCATCGACAAAGTGGACAACTTCAAGACGCTGAGCCTGTCTAAGCTGGAGGACCCGCATGTGGACATCATTCGCCGGGGGGACTATTTCTACCACAGTGAAAACCCCAAGTACCCTGAG GTTGGAGATCTGCGTGTCTCCTTCTCCTACGCGGGCCTGAGCAGCGACGACCCCGACCTGGGCCCAGCTCATGTG GTCACCGTGATTGCCCGGCAGCGGGGCGACCAGCTGGTCCCCTACTCCACCAAGTCAGGGGACACcctgcttctcctgcaccacGGGGACTTCTCGGCAGAG TGGGTGGCGAGCGACGTCTTTGCTGAGTCCCAAGTGAAGAGCCGGGTGGGTCAGTCTTGTCGCAGCCCAGGGCCCCCCTTGCCGGGGCCGGGACGCCATGTAGCCCTGTGCACAGAGCGGGAGGCGAGCTGA
- the TMEM43 gene encoding transmembrane protein 43 isoform X2, which yields MAANYSSTSNKKDHVRITNKSQPGFLERLSETSGGMFVGLMTFLVSFYLIFTNEGRALKTATSLAEGLSLVVSPSSIHTVAPENEGRLLHVVGALRTSKLLSDPNYGVHLPAVKLRRHVEMYQWVETEESREYTEDGQVKTERKYSYNTEWRSEIVNSRNFDREIGHKNPSAMAVESFTATAPFVQIGRFFLSAGLIDKVDNFKTLSLSKLEDPHVDIIRRGDYFYHSENPKYPEVGDLRVSFSYAGLSSDDPDLGPAHVVTVIARQRGDQLVPYSTKSGDTLLLLHHGDFSAEEVFRREQKSNSLKTWGLRAAGWAAMFMGLNLMTRILYTLGAACRLPEEQVIPAESGQCSTPLPENRALTCRRVRPSSDSERATASGFHGNSPCLSARAFLPVPAT from the exons ATGGCCGCGAAC tATTCCAGTACAAGTAACAAGAAAGATCACGTCAGAATCACAAACAAGTCCCAGCCGGGCTTCTTGGAGCGGCTGAGCGAGACCTCGGGTGGAATGTTTGTGGGGCTCATGACCTTCCTGGTCTCCTTCTACTTAATCTTCACCAATGAG GGCCGTGCGCTGAAGACGGCGACCTCGCTGGCCGAGGGGCTGTCTCTGGTAGTGTCTCCCAGCAGCATCCACACTGTGGCTCCAGAGAACGAGGGGAGGCTGCTGCACGTCGTCGGGGCCCTGCGGACGTCCAAG CTCCTGTCTGATCCTAACTACGGGGTCCACCTCCCGGCCGTGAAGCTGCGGCGGCACGTGGAGATGTATCAGTGGGTGGAGACTGAGGAGTCCAG GGAGTACACAGAGGACGGACAGGTGAAGACGGAGAGGAAGTACTCCTACA ACACAGAATGGAGGTCAGAGATCGTCAACAGCAGAAACTTTGACCGAGAGATTGGCCACAAAAACCCCAG CGCGATGGCCGTGGAGTCATTCACCGCAACAGCCCCCTTCGTCCAGATCGGCAGGTTTTTCCTCTCAGCGG GCCTCATCGACAAAGTGGACAACTTCAAGACGCTGAGCCTGTCTAAGCTGGAGGACCCGCATGTGGACATCATTCGCCGGGGGGACTATTTCTACCACAGTGAAAACCCCAAGTACCCTGAG GTTGGAGATCTGCGTGTCTCCTTCTCCTACGCGGGCCTGAGCAGCGACGACCCCGACCTGGGCCCAGCTCATGTG GTCACCGTGATTGCCCGGCAGCGGGGCGACCAGCTGGTCCCCTACTCCACCAAGTCAGGGGACACcctgcttctcctgcaccacGGGGACTTCTCGGCAGAG GAGGTGTTTCGTCGGGAACAGAAGAGCAACTCGCTGAAGACGTGGGGCCTGAGGGCGGCTGGCTGGGCGGCCATGTTCATGGGCCTCAACCTCATGACGCGGATCCTCTACACGCTGG GAGCTGCCTGCCGTCTGCCTGAAGAACAGGTTATTCCTGCAGAAAGCGGGCAGTGTTCGACTCCACTCCCAGAAAACAGGGCGCTCACCTGCAGGAGGGTGAGACCAAGCTCTGACTCAGAAAGGGCCACAGCCAGTGGTTTCCATGGCAACTCCCCGTGTTTGTCAGCAAGAGCCTTCCTGCCAGTTCCTGCCACATGA
- the XPC gene encoding DNA repair protein complementing XP-C cells isoform X1 translates to MARKRAAGRGSRGRKAKGETKARRKEEEADVFEDEKPLKKSPPTKVSRGKRKRGCGDAGGSADGPVRRKAAKVSVKSEEPQVIKDEALSDGEDFRGLPSAHRKGQPPEREAAADKGSCKGDDEEDSEEDWEEVEEVSEPVPGDVGESAAFSASALPVKPVEIEIETPEQVKARERSEKIKMEFETYLRRMMKRFSKEVHEDTHKVHLLCLLANGFYRNSICNQPDLQAIGLSIIPTRFTKVPPRDVDVSYLSNLVKWFIGTFTVNAELSTNEQDGLQTTLERRFAIYSARDDEELVHIFLLLLRALHLPTRLVLSLQPVPLKLSAAKAKKPCKERSTEAPGGSSEAASHAPGKPSGRSQGEDASSGGAGGARARGKGGKAAAGRRPRGESPSSGEDAGQARGQRRGAQRRAQARRRRAAAKVSYKEESGSDAASTASDFEPSSEDSCRPSDDEDSEPGLPRPRRAPAPQRTKAGSKSRSKSQHGSRGPPPGFAEASASAAGSKPKGGKKPLGDGGKAGGQGAAGVDQWLEVFSEREEKWVCVDCVHGVVGQPLTCYQYATKPVTYVVGIDGAGCVRDVTQRYDPAWLTATRKSRVDAAWWAETLRPYRSPLVDREQREDQEFQAKHLDQPLPTVIGTYKNHPLYALKRHLLKYEAIYPETAAVLGYCRGEAVYSRDCVHTLHSRDTWLKQARVVRLGEVPYKMVKGYSNRARRARQAEPQLHDYNDLGLFGRWQTEEYQPPVAVDGKVPRNEFGNVYLFLPSMMPVGCVQLNLPNLHRVARKLNIDCAQAVTGFDFHKGYCHPITDGYVVCEEYRDVLLTAWENEQALIEKKEKEKREKRALGNWKLLVKGLLIRERLKLRYGAQSEAATPHTDAGGGLSSDEEEGTSSQAEAARILAASWPQNREAEKPKCPRKTRREKKEAAAHLFPFEKL, encoded by the exons ATGTCTTCGAAGATGAGAAACCGCTAAAGAAGAGCCCTCCCACAAAAGTTTCCcgaggaaagaggaagagaggctgTGGTGATGCTGGGGGCTCAGCAGACGGTCCAGTGAGAAGGAAGGCGGCCAAGGTTTCAGTGAAATCTGAAGAGCCCCAGGTTATAAAGGATGAAGCCCTCAGCGATGGGGAAGATTTCAG GGGCTTGCCGAGCGCCCACAGGAAGGGCCAGCCCCCGGAGAGAGAGGCCGCTGCGGACAAAGGCAGCTGCAAGGGGGACGACGAGGAAGACAGTGAGGAGGACTGGGAAGAAGTAGAAG AAGTTAGTGAGCCCGTGCCGGGTGACGTGGGGGAAAGCGCAGCCTTCTCTGCATCTGCTCTGCCCGTGAAGCCAGTGGAGATAGAGATTGAGACACCGGAGCAGGTGAAGGCCAGAGAAAGAAG TGAAAAGATCAAAATGGAGTTTGAGACATATCTTCGGAGGATGATGAAACGTTTCAGTAAGGAGGTTCACGAGGACACGCACAAG GTTcatctgctgtgtctcctggCAAACGGCTTCTACCGAAACAGCATCTGCAACCAGCCAGACCTGCAAGCCATTGGCCTCTCCATCATCCCAACGCGCTTCACCAAAGTGCCACCCCGAGATGTGGACGTCTCCTACCTGTCCAACCTGGTGAAATG GTTCATTGGAACGTTTACAGTGAATGCGGAACTCTCGACCAACGAGCAGGACGGCCTGCAGACGACGCTGGAGCGGAGATTTGCTATTTACTCGGCAAGAGACGACGAGGAGCTGGTCCAC ATATTTCTGCTGCTTCTTCGGGCCCTGCATCTCCCTACCCGCCTCGTACTGTCTCTGCAGCCAGTTCCTCTGAAGTTATCAGCAGCAAAG GCAAAGAAACCTTGCAAGGAAAGATCCACAGAGGCGCCTGGGGGCTCCTCAGAAGCTGCCAGCCACGCTCCTGGAAAGCCCAGTGGAAGAAGCCAAGGAGAGGACGCGTCTTCTGGGGGCGCTGGTGGGGCCCGTGCCAGAGGGAAGGGGGGCAAGGCGGCCGCAGGCAGGAGGCCGCGGGGGGAGTCCCCGTCCAGCGGGGAGGACGCGGGCCAGGCTCGGGGGCAGAGGCGGGGGGCCCAGAGGCGAGCGCAGGCCCGGAGGCGGCGGGCGGCCGCCAAGGTGTCCTACAAGGAGGAGAGCGGGAGTGACGCAGCCAGCACTGCCTCTGACTTTGAGCCTTCCAGCGAGGACAGCTGCCGCCCGTCCGACGACGAGGATTCCGAGCCCGGCCTGCCGAGGCCGCGGAGGGCCCCCGCCCCTCAGAGGACGAAGGCAGGGTCCAAGAGCAGGTCCAAGTCCCAGCACGGAAGCCGCGGTCCGCCCCCTGGCTTCGCAGAAGCATCAGCGAGCGCTGCGGGCAGTAAGCCGAAGGGAGGCAAGAAGCCGTTGGGGGACGGCGGGAAGGCAGGCGGACAGGGAGCGGCCGGCGTGGACCAGTGGCTGGAGGTGTTCTCAGAGCGCGAGGAGAAGTGGGTGTGTGTGGACTGCGTGCACGGCGTGGTGGGCCAGCCCCTGACCTGCTACCAGTATGCCACCAAGCCCGTGACCTACGTCGTGGGCATCGACGGCGCCGGCTGCGTGCGCGACGTCACGCAGAGGTACGACCCCGCCTGGCTGACGGCGACCCGCAAGAGCCGCGTGGACGCTGCCTGGTGGGCGGAGACCCTGCGCCCCTACCGGAGCCCGCTGGTGGACAGGGAGCAGCGGGAGGATCAGGAG TTTCAGGCGAAGCACCTGGACCAGCCTCTGCCCACCGTCATCGGCACATATAAGAACCACCCTCTCTACGCTCTCAAGAGGCACCTCCTCAAGTACGAGGCCATTTACCCCGAGACGGCCGCTGTTCTCGGGTACTGCCGTGGGGAGGCCGTCTACTCCAG GGACTGTGTGCACACGCTGCACTCCAGGGACACATGGCTGAAACAGGCGCGCGTGGTGCGGCTGGGAGAAGTGCCCTACAAG ATGGTGAAAGGCTACTCCAACCGGGCCCGGAGAGCCCGCCAGGCCGAGCCGCAGCTGCACGACTACAACGACCTGGGCCTGTTTGGCAGATGGCAGACCGAGGAGTACCAGCCGCCGGTGGCCGTGGACGGGAAG GTGCCCCGGAACGAGTTTGGGAACGTGTACCTGTTCCTGCCCAGCATGATGCCTGTGGGCTGCGTCCAGCTGAACCTGCCCAACCTGCACCGCGTGGCCCGGAAGCTGAACATCGACTGCGCGCAGGCCGTCACCGGCTTCGATTTCCACAAAGGCTACTGCCATCCCAT AACCGACGGCTACGTGGTCTGCGAGGAGTACAGAGATGTGCTCCTGACCGCCTGGGAGAACGAGCAGGCGCTCAtagagaagaaggagaaggag AAGAGGGAGAAGCGGGCTCTGGGGAACTGGAAGCTGCTGGTCAAAGGGCTGCTGATCCGGGAGCGGCTGAAGCTTCGCTATGGGGCCCAG AGTGAGGCGGCCACTCCCCACACGGATGCGGGAGGCGGGCTCTCATCAGACGAGGAGGAGGGGACCAGCTCTCAAGCAGAAGCGGCCAGGATCCTGGCGGCCTCCTGGCCCCAAAACCGAGAGGCTGAGAAGCCAAAGTGCCCCAGGAAGACcaggagggagaagaaggaagCGGCTGCCCACCTGTTCCCGTTTGAGAAGCTGTGA